A stretch of DNA from Limanda limanda chromosome 16, fLimLim1.1, whole genome shotgun sequence:
ACAGTCTCAAACACTACAGAAAACACCCATAGCCTATATTCACTGAAACCATTCCCTTACTAGAGTTACCAACAACAATTACTCCAGACAATGAAAAACAACGATACTCAGAATGTAAGTTACCTACACTCCAAGTTATGATGCTTCAACCAACACATCAAACGGACATTGCCGTTTCGGGTTCATGCTAAAGCTAACCATCGAAAATCTATGACTGCCAATATGTTATTTTAGATTTAATGTGGGTTAATACCGATACATTATTTACCATGTAATTACACGAAGGCACGTTTTTTTACGAATAGGCTATGGGGGGGtggaaaagacaaaataaactaaaacGGAATCAAAGTTTATTCATCGCCACGTTAGAAAACAGCAAACACTGCCGGGCCTGCACCTCCGCAGCTAACTTTAACATTATTATCACAAATCAAAGCACAAATCTCaagctagctaacgttagctcacGTTAATATAACAGAGACTTTATGGTGCATCTGGAAAACCGATTCATTTAATGGTCCGACACAACGCAGACGCTATCACAGCTACACATGTAGCCTGCACGCCGCGGCCTCAGCGCCACCTCGTTCCGCTAACATGTTGCAGCGGGCTAAGCTAGCACGCTGCTAGCACAATGCTAGCCATTCAACTAGCTCGTTTGCTAAGATACGTAACAGCTACTTCTTTCAACAGAGCAGCGTCGTTCGCTCGTCCACGTCGTCGGTCTCCGTCGCGAAATTACCTCGTGTGTGATGGTCGCCGGTTCCTTTGTGGAAAATACCAGAAGACCGCGGTCCTAGAAATGTGCGGGAGCGAACAAGCGCTGAAATTGCTATCTGACAACGTCCGCGAACTTACTGGTCCGCCATGATGGTGAAAGGTTTCCCGGCATGCTGTGCGGTTTCAATGGCGGCGTCACGGTCTCCTAGGCAACTCCACACCGCGGGATCCGTAAGATCTGCACTTTGATGTTTTTGTCTTGATGTTCATTGTCACATGTTAATTTCATCCAGTGAAGAAGTGTCAGGATATGAGCTAGttgtgatatattatatatcagacaaataaacaaacttgTCGCTGCACGATCTGACCGAAAATGAAACTTGCAATTTGAGTTCACTTGAGTCATCACATTAAAGTGTGTTTGCGTGgttaaaatgtgtgtgatttGGTCAAAGAGATGATTCAGGTAttggatttttttcattttcaactaTACAGTTTATTTTCTGCCAGGGAGATCTAGATGGGCAACaatgaaataaagtttaatatatgAATGAAACCAGGGACAGACCTTAAACTGACAAAAAGAGTTAAACATGCCAACATGCACAGTTTACAACTTTGTCTCATACTCTGATCTTTGTCTAACAATTTCTAAATCAGGAGGTGATCTGAGTGGTCTTTTGGTGAATTAATATCATAGACAGTATATACAcatgtacatatacacatatattagTGATAGTTCTATCACTATCCCAGCGGTTAGTAACATCAGAAAAAAAGTAGCATGAGACGATTGAAAAGTAGCCTACAGAGGACTGAAAGAACAACtagaacagatggatggatggacggacggacggacggacggacggacggacggacggacggacggagggacggacggacggacggacggacggacggacggacggacggacggacagacagacagacagacagacagacagacagacagacagacagacagacagacagacagacagacagacagacagacagacagacagatagacagacagacagacagacagatagacagatagacagatagacagatagacagatagatagatagatagatagatagatagatagatagatagatagatagatagatagatagatagatagatagatagatagactacagtatattttacaaatttaaggggacgcttttattctgaaggaggTAGACCGGAAGTGTCATTGTTGCTATTCCTGTCAGACGATAGTGAGCAGTAGGATTTgtagtctgtgttttttttatttgagaagTCTTTATCAGTGGAAAGACATGAGTAAACGGTTCAACATCAACCTGGAAGATTCAGCTTTCACCAAAGAAAGAACACCGGTCTGTATTCTGCCTCAATCTCAACTCCTAACTTCGTGCGGCTAATAGTTAGCAAGCTAACCGACTAACCTCcctttcaaattcaaatgtctAAATGAGCAGCTTAGTAGCAACACAACGCTTTGGTCAGGAGAGCTTGCTATAAATATACCCGATATTATTTATAATCTTCAGACCGGCTCTTCGTCTCATTGTTTTTCAGCCAAAGCCGCAGTTTGTGTCTTCATCCAAAGGAGCTGTCTCCTCAGCCTCCCCTGCTCCGGAGTCAGTGGACCAGCCCATGTCTTATGCTGAATACATCGTCCAGAGTAAAAGCACCGTGGCCCCTCAGAAGGAGAACATCTTCAGAGGTCCCGGGACTGATGGTGCTGGTGTCCCCAGTGTGAAACAAACCTGGACTGGTTCAGGATCTTCTGCCACTGAAGGGTGTGGAACAGGTCCGGATCAGGACAGTTCCAAAGGGACTGAAGGTGGATCTGAGGTGGTTCGGAGGACTGAGGAGACACAGGCGGTTTGCACAAATCAAAAAGAGGGAAACTGTCCACGGCCAGATGCGAGCCTCAGCCTGGGTCCCAAACCAGTGGGGACAGGGAGCAGCATTATTGTCAGTTCTCGACAGGTAATCAATCTTAAGGGTTTTTCAATCAGGCAACAAGATATGTAGGATTTACAAAAACACTGGGCATGAAGCCATGATAAATCTTTCTTATGAGTCGGTGGGTGTATTgtgatgataaatgtcaaatcttTATTTCTTATAGGCTGCTCTTTGCTTCTGAGGGGAAGTTGAAGAAATCAGACAATtgattgtggttttaaactcttctttgtgGGCAGGAAATtacaacaaaacatttgttgAAAAGCGAAATATTTCATAACTCTGAGGTAGAACATTCCATACAATGATGTGTTATACCTCTAACCGTGCAATGCATAAGCATTATActgataaatatttaactacAAACTTGAAGGAAAACTCTAATTTTTTACCCTAAATTATCCATCATTAATAGTAAATTGTAATTCGCCACACCTGACACTTCAAATGGCGATTCAGTCTCTTGGGTTTTATCTGGAAAGAAGTGTTTTCTAGTTTGTTAGTTGTTGGGCGAAATGGTACGTATCAcatcacatcttttttttacattcatacaGAGAGGAAATCCCATTCTGAAGTTTGTGCGGAGTGTCCCGTGGGAGTTTGGAGATGTCGTACCAGACTATGTGTTGGGCCAAACGGTGTGTGCTCTCTTCCTCAGGTGAGGTTTTGATCTGGAAGAATAGTGTGTGAGATCGTGCAGATGTGTTTCAATGTACACAGGAGGAgtaaacagtttgttttgttaatgtttaatggtgttttctttattttgtgttgccTGTTTGGTTTGGATCTTGGTGTCTGGGCTGGCTTGAAGCCTGAGGTATCACAACCTCAACCCAAACTATATACACGACCGTTTGAAGCTACTTGGACAGACTTTCACCCTGCGAGTTTTACTGGTGCTAGTAGATGTAGTAAGTAAAAAACATGTTCTGTAAATACATTCAGGCTATGTTGTTAGCTGATATAGCTGTTTATTTGGTAGGTGTTGTTTTCCACTACAGTAAGTTTTGACATGTAATAATGGGATGTTCAGCTGAAAAGCCTctagaaaacacaaaatcaataaatacaCGCTTTTATGTCAGCCTACCATTCCAAAATATTGTATATCTTATACCTTGCCTaagtttattcagctctactatTTAAAGTGTGACATGTAGCTGGAGGCTGTTTCACGTCTGCATATAGGTAAATATTAATGGATGACAGATATGCTGTATACATACTTGAAAAatatttggttaaaaaaaaaacctacagCTCCATGTTCCATTTATGAAGCTTGAAGaattcatttagtttttctcaCTCGTATATGATCACAGAAAGATCCTCATCATGCATTGAAGGAGCTGGCTCGCATCTGCATCATGGCCGACTGCACTCTCATCCTGGCTTGGAGGTAAGACCAGCTACAGATTGCCAAGAAGACAGatacattgtttttttcagaaACACGGTCAGAAAAGAGCAGGCCTGGAAACGGCTTAGAATACACAAACTTTGTGAATTGTGAATAATActgaaagtattttatttattatgttatacAGATTGGACATTTGTAGTTTCTGTCTTTCatacttaaattaaattaaatatgctCATTCTGACCATAATCAACACATGGAGAAACACTCAAAAACCCTAACTCtagcatgttttatttttttctgtttgtaatCTAGCATTATGGCTGGCCAAAAGAACAATTCAAATATTCTTAACGTTTTAATTGTGTTGATTTAACAGTCCGGAGGAGGCAGGACGTTACCTAGAAACATATAAGGCTTATGAAAAGAAACCAGCAGACCTACTGAAAGAGCAAGTGGAAAAGGACTATCTGTCGAAGGTAGGCAATATCATCCAAAGATTTAAACATCCGAAACTACTTCTAATGTGATCCTTTTTGCCACTTCAGAAAAAAGACATATGAGACATTATTATGTGATCTGACTTAATATGACGGCGTCACATTGAAATTCTGATTAAAATAAACTGCCAAAGTCATGCAGAGTTTTTCCATCTCTGAACAATGTGATGCTGATTGGATTTGTGATCCATAATTTgatatgttttttaaaggttACAGATTGCTTGACCACTGTCAAGTCTATAAACAAGACTGATGCCATTACCTTATTGTCCACTTTTTCGGTGAGTATTACTGAACAGAAAACAGTATTTTTTCCTCCAGTAGCTGCTCTGTATGGCAAAGATTAATGTTATGATTGTTTCTGATCACTAtacccctccacacacacattatgtgTGTAAGTACGTTGTTTCCAGTTTTGCTGAGTGATATGTGATCTCCttgtatttcttgttttttaacagTCCATAGAAGGAATCATCAGTGCATCTAAGGAAGACCTGGTTCTCTGTCCAGGCCTTGGACCACAAAAGGTACATTCAAGCACATAAGCAAGATATAACTGTGCGGAGGATAGATGGAACATTTGTTCAATTAATATTTCTGCTCACAGGCCAGACGACTCTACGACGTGCTGCACAAGCCCTTCCTCAAGTCCAAAACAAAAGACACCTGAAACTTGAGACATGAGATGGTCATCACCTTGGACTTAACTGAATAACTACCAACTGAGAATCAAGGATGGTTCCAAGGATTTAAAATCTGAACTGTTCACAGGGCGTCACAACACTGTTTCAGtgtgaaaagtgttttttgagTTTTGGTGTGTAGGTGGTTTAATGTTGAATGAATTTTatggaaataatgaaaataaatatttgtatatttgtatactTTATATTGTGCCTTAATTCTTTGTTACTCAATTAATTGAATATActttacacaaaacaaaaataagcaataaaatatttgtacatatatttagtttatacatagaaggaaacaaatgaaaaaacagaTGGGTGAAGACCAAGACAGTTTGGCTTCCCTTCAGGGAGCTGtcctgtcatccatctttatatatattctatGGTCTCTAGACAGTACTGACTATGGTAGTGTCACCAAGACATACATCTGACTAGAGTCATGAAATCCATCACAATAACCATCTTTTCTCAAAGTTATGTTTGCTAGACAATGCAGCGAAACAAAAATAGACATCAATCAAAATGCAAGAAGCTGCTGTTCACCTACTCAGCTTTATATGACGCATTTCTTTGAACGCACCACTCAGAGAGATACAGGACAGACACAGGACCACCTGTATTACAAAGAGGAAATTGGTGATTGTTAACGTGGATCCCGTTAgtttttagggttagggatacatttttttctcataatGCAGAAGCTTCACTTGGAGATGTTGTCAGACAAGAGATGTACGTAAACACCAGACTGCATGCCATTAAAAGTTTTTTGCAAGTTTGGACATTTCTGGTTAAACAGTTGCtttaatgtttgtatttgtaatattttaccCCATCATGTGTCTTTCCAATGGactgtgtaaataaataatttgattgATAAACGTGGATGAACTATAAGACAATGGGTACCTGTGTACAAATAGATGAAAGTTGCTCGGTCCGACCTCTATGGGAGCAAGAGCTACAGCGAGTTCATTTTGATTCTCTTATTGGTTGTTGACTTGTCTCATTATGGATTTGTTGTCTCTTTTTATGGCAGTTTTGTGCACCTTTAGGGTCATTGTGGATCTTTTTGTTGTCACTTTGTGTCCATTTGTAGTCGTTCCATTGACTTCCCAATGAAAAATGTTAACAGTCCACTTAATTGGCCCAGGGACTCCTGACTATGTGATTCTTTGTGCTCCTGGACCTGTGCCCTGTAGACCCATTCAGTAATCTGCTCATGCATAGAAGTATATAAGTATAAATTACCATCCAAATATCACAAGAATGCGCGTGGGTCAATCATCGCTACCATAAAAAACAGATAGTGTTGTAAGCTTGCAAGTTTTCTAACTGACAAATTCACTTTGAGTTATAATACACAGTAAATCTGGTAAATCAGAGGAACAGAATCTCTGGGTAACATACTAGAATACTGTTTACTCCGGTCAGACATAACGTGCACTGAAAATAAGTGAATCTATGCCCCCATCTGCTGGATAGACGATGATACTATATGGTATGAACAGCATGTTATGGTTTAAACACATTCTCTTGATTTGTCTAAATAATACATGAAATATTATAATGATTCTCAAACACATTTTTCGTTATGTTGTAGGTAAAAACATATGGTTATCTGTTgcaatacaaaatacacacaactcAACTTTCACAGCATGAACATCACTCTAATATCATACCtgtcttatttatatttttaaacatgaatcacTCATTATTGTCGCTTCAAAATCACTGCTccctgtgatttttttttttatattcaaaatggATCCATCCCATACACCTTGGATTCCGAAACCAAAGGATTGTGCTTTCATTTCTCAGGAATTCGAGGGTCAGTTTCAGTTCTGTAGTTGGAGTTGGAGCTGGAGTTTTCCACGGATTCATGGCCTGGTACACTGTTCATTTCGAGAGCCTGGAGACAGGAGGTGCAACAGTGGAGCTAAACACTGGACTGACCTCAGAGAATAACACACAAAAACTTCCCTCAGCACTTCCTCTCGCTGTCATGCTGTTACAACATGGAACATAGTTTATTCACCTACAGCCGTTTCCAACAGCAAACTCACATAATTCAAATTAACAAAATTAGTGAGTGGTAAACATTAAAATACTTTTGACTTGAACACCACCGAGAACGTCTGTGTTTTAACCCAACGCTCATCTTCTAGTCCAAACTAAAAGGGCCCTCACAGAGCGTATCAAATACATCTGGATCATTAACCAAATTTAACCTGTTAATACATActctctttttccatttcttaCAAGATATCTGCGTTCTTTACTCATATTTTTAACTTCCTCAgctcataccacatccttccacaaagtttcaaTAAGATCGATtcagcagtgtttgtgtaatgctTGTGAAAGTCACTTATACAGTAATGAAGGCATAACCTCCTCGTCAGATGTAAGAAGTCAAAGTCTCTAACGGCGGACAATATAAAATCGCCTCTTCTCTCTTCAGGCCAACGCCCTGGAAACAGACTCTCTTCATGTTGGACAGGCCGGTCAATGTGTATGAGGGAGACTCGATAGGTGGAGCCATTGTCCTGCACTGGAacatcaacagcagcagagaggtcacTGACAGCTGCAAGGCAGAAATCTTTACTTCATACGCTTCAACTACTCAATATAATTAATGGACTATAACCCATAAAGTGGTGGGAGATTGCTTGATCATATTTTATAGCACCTTGATTGGGTTATTCCCATGCAATGTGACTCTGTTACATCCGTGAGGCTCTCAACGTGTCAATCACAGGTGGAAGTCCACAGAAAACCAGTGACTCATCCTCTGTTAggctgagggtcagtgaaggcatCAGCTGCGAGCTGCTTATGACCTGTAATGGCAGAGCGACCTTCATACATGGGCGGACATGTAGCCGTACTGTGGTACACGTGATATCCACAGGCCCAGGTGATTCAACACACCATGATGAATGCAATAGGAGGAGGGTTGGGTATGAATGATCAGCGGATGATCAGTGTAATTTCAATTTAAATGCTTGTTTGGGCTCAGTGGGGGAAACGGTTTCAGAGAAGACATTGCTGTGCTGACAATGATcaacagaaacatgtttttatcaaaTATTCGTGGACGCACCTGCAATAAATGAGAATTCAAGTTCAACACACtatgtttctgtctttatttttccaCAATATACATTTACTTTGCATTTGTAATTTGTACAAGTGTTTAAAAGCCAATGGGCCTGTGTGGagttaagaaaaaaacatattaaccATGAATTACAACAATTGGagatttcttttctttgtctaaaTGAAAAGATTAAAGTGATCATGCATGCCTCATATATATTATGTGTACTAATGGCTCACACGAGCTAAAATGTGcaataaaaacactgaattaTTCGCAATAAACCTCAGTATTCTAAATAACATAACTGTGCAATTCGCAAACTAACATTAATAAAAGTCTGTTGTGTTTCTGGAGTTATTCAACGGCAAATTAGTTCTTTGTCTTTTCGGGAATTTGGAGACGAGTGACTTTTGATTGTTTCAGGTGTATTTAAGACAATATCTTAATATGACCATATCAGAATTGCATTAAAGATGAGAAGAAGATTTTTGTCTAAGTAGATGCCTGCGTCCTGGTCACTGCTCTGTTTTACTCTTTGCTTTTGACCTGGAGCGTGTGTTGACTTCTGAGGATAAAGGCTGAGTGGGTAAGGattcaggagcaggaggaagaggaggtgatgaaggccTGGAGAGTGGAACAAACAGAGGGGGGTTTACAACTTTGACCTTAACCTCCTTacttttatccttttttttcctcaagtGTTTATCACAGTGGCTAACAAAAGTGTCCAGCTTGACAAAGGTCTTGTTGCACACTTTGCAGTGATATGGCCGCAGTCCTTTCTTGAGGCGTATGTGCAGCCGGATGTACGACGATCGGACAAAGGTGCGGCAGCAGACGCCGCACTTCAGATCCTCTTTGCTACCCTCTGTTTTCTCAGGTTGGGTCGGTGCTGCTGCCGGTGCTGGCTTGGCCTTCCCAGAGGACTCCTGGGCCTTgtgagagagcaggagggacaAAGACCGAAAACCCTCACCGCACCGCTCACACTTGTACCGCCGCTCCCCTGTGTGAACACGAACGTGCGCTAGGAGCCCGGCCTTCTGCGTGAAACACTTGTCACAGTAGGAGCACTTGAAGGGTTTCTCACCAGTGTGGAGCCGGCTGTGCGTCTTCAGATGGGAGGCGCGGCCGAAGGTCTTGCCACAGTCCGGGCATTTGAACGGCCTGTCTCCGCTGTGGATTATCTTGTGCGCCATCAGATGGGAGGCCTGGTGGAATAACTTGCCACAGGTGCTGCATCCGAACTTCCTCTCCTTGTTGTGGGAGGCGAGGTGAAGATTCAGGTGGGCGGATGAGATGAACGTCTTGTTGCACAGGCTGCAGATGTGGGGGTCCAGGCGTAGGCGCCGGTGCGGCCGTCGGCCATTGGAAAGGCTGCCGCCCGCCTGGCAGGACGGGCACCTGGACTGGAGTGTCTGCTGCTGGTTGGGAGGGGATGACGTGCTGGTTGAGTcgggctctgattggctgaaagtGCATCCACAGTCTGAGCAGTGGCCAGCCTGTTGGTCTTTATCACTGGGTTTATCCAGCATGGTGCTTTCTACAGCCACAGTGGAGGAGCCGGGGTTTCACAGGGACATCTGAAAGTCATAAACACCTATTTAGTTAAACAGAGTACACCCACCTCTGCCTATCAGCTGTGTTATTATGAAAACAAACCAGGCCACTTCAGGCAACGATGCAGCTCTTCTGGTCTTCTTGTGGCCCAGAAATAGACGAGAGGCTAAAGTGGaagtgtaaaaaatatattgcaAATCAAATGTGGGTCTTTGTTGGCAAACAAGCGGTGATCAGTCACGGTTGAGCTCGTGCATGTACAGCGCACAGCAGGTCTGATGAGAGTGGTTGCCGATGGACATGACAGCAGACTGATGTCCACATCTAAGAATCCAGATGTGCACCGCTGGACTGAACAACCAATCAGCTGCGCCGCAGGCCTCAGTGTTCGCCCTGAACAATGAGGTTATTGGAGAACGTGAGTAATGGcggataaataaatgatttcacATACCGCGATCATCCTTCTGTAGAGACGGAAACGTGCGGTTGTAGAAAGCAGTTGTCTCTCAAATGCAGACAAATGTCATAGTGACACAATCTGTTGTCCGATCACATCTTACGTCCTGGctttttcctgctgtgaggACCCGCCCCCGGATCTGTGGCGAAAACATCACACAAAATACAACAGGCTGCAGTGACATCTAGCGAGTGGCGGAGGAACATGTCTAGATTTTACTCTGGGACtctaatataaaatattttactGCAGAGTCACGGTGCGTTCACATGCTGTGGACActctaaaaacaaaacaaagaaaaactagTGTTGTATTTACGTTTAGAGAATAACATGATATCATCCTAAAAGAGGATAGATGTATTGAAGTgagtaaaatagaaaaagaataaaatataacacaTTAAAAAGACCATCAAGAGCTTAAGACTATCGAGTTAAAGATCAATTAATTGAACTCaaataaacaagttaaaaaCGTATCTTTTGGCTTAAATATATAGAGTTTGGATCTTGTGTGAGATGGACACACGGTTTGCAAGTGACACAAGTTTAACCCTTGACAATTTGTTGCATTAGAAAAGTC
This window harbors:
- the LOC133021678 gene encoding gastrula zinc finger protein XlCGF67.1-like isoform X2, whose amino-acid sequence is MLDKPSDKDQQAGHCSDCGCTFSQSEPDSTSTSSPPNQQQTLQSRCPSCQAGGSLSNGRRPHRRLRLDPHICSLCNKTFISSAHLNLHLASHNKERKFGCSTCGKLFHQASHLMAHKIIHSGDRPFKCPDCGKTFGRASHLKTHSRLHTGLHHLLFLLLLNPYPLSLYPQKSTHAPGQKQRVKQSSDQDAGIYLDKNLLLIFNAILIWSY
- the LOC133021678 gene encoding zinc finger protein 436-like isoform X1 is translated as MLDKPSDKDQQAGHCSDCGCTFSQSEPDSTSTSSPPNQQQTLQSRCPSCQAGGSLSNGRRPHRRLRLDPHICSLCNKTFISSAHLNLHLASHNKERKFGCSTCGKLFHQASHLMAHKIIHSGDRPFKCPDCGKTFGRASHLKTHSRLHTGEKPFKCSYCDKCFTQKAGLLAHVRVHTGERRYKCERCGEGFRSLSLLLSHKAQESSGKAKPAPAAAPTQPEKTEGSKEDLKCGVCCRTFVRSSYIRLHIRLKKGLRPYHCKVCNKTFVKLDTFVSHCDKHLRKKKDKSKEVKVKVVNPPLFVPLSRPSSPPLPPAPESLPTQPLSSEVNTRSRSKAKSKTEQ
- the ercc1 gene encoding DNA excision repair protein ERCC-1, which encodes MSKRFNINLEDSAFTKERTPPKPQFVSSSKGAVSSASPAPESVDQPMSYAEYIVQSKSTVAPQKENIFRGPGTDGAGVPSVKQTWTGSGSSATEGCGTGPDQDSSKGTEGGSEVVRRTEETQAVCTNQKEGNCPRPDASLSLGPKPVGTGSSIIVSSRQRGNPILKFVRSVPWEFGDVVPDYVLGQTVCALFLSLRYHNLNPNYIHDRLKLLGQTFTLRVLLVLVDVKDPHHALKELARICIMADCTLILAWSPEEAGRYLETYKAYEKKPADLLKEQVEKDYLSKVTDCLTTVKSINKTDAITLLSTFSSIEGIISASKEDLVLCPGLGPQKARRLYDVLHKPFLKSKTKDT